Below is a genomic region from Paraburkholderia phenazinium.
CAGGCGCCCGACTTCGTCTTTTCGACCGTGGTGGGCAGCGGGATCTCGCACATGTATCGCGCGTTTGCGGAGGCGGGTCTCGATCCTTACAAGACCCCGATTGCGAGCCTGACAACCAGTGAAACGGAAGTGGCGGCGATGGGCGCCGCGCTTGGCGAAGGGCACATCACTGCGGCGACCTACTTTCAATCGGTGAGCGATCCGGTCAATCAGCGTTGCCTCGCCAACTATCACCGGCGCTTCGGCGATGGCGTCGTCACCGACATGTGCTGGGAGGCCGCTTACTTTCAGATGCACGTGCTCGCCAACGCGATGCGCATTACCGGTGGCGACGACACCAACGCCTTGCTCAAGACGTTGCCGGGGCTCGAGCTGAATGCGCCGCAGGGGCGTATCCGGATCGACGAACACAATCACCACACCTATCTGCATCCTCGAATCGGGCGCCTGAACTGGCATGGCCAGTTCGATATCCTGAGCGATTCGCCGGGGTGGACGCGCGCGGACCCGTTTGTCATTTCGCACTCGCTGGTCGATGAGGCAGCCCCACATGGTGGCCCCGACGAGGTGCGGTCATGAAGCAGCGCTCGTCTTCCCGTACCCCTCAGGCGCTTCGCGATATCCGCTCGCTCAGCGTGCTGGCCATTCATCCTCAGGATCAGGACGGCGAAGAGCTGCTTGGACAACTGTGCCGCATCGGCTGCAAGGTTCAGATGATCTGGCCCGCGGTCGACACGTTGCCCGATGCTACCGACGTCGTGTTTCTCGCCGTCCGTCCGGAGACACTCTCGGTCAGCCTGCCGTGGATGAACGCGAAGAACGCGCCGCCGGTGATTCCCGTCGTCAGTTACGAGAATCCGATCATCATCGAGGCGGTCATGCAATTGGGCGCGTATTGCGTGGTGCCGTCGCCGGTGCGTTCGTTCGGCCTGCTGACGGCGATTGCCGTCACGCTGAACCAGCACCGCAATCGCCTGCAAATGGAGC
It encodes:
- a CDS encoding ANTAR domain-containing response regulator, whose translation is MKQRSSSRTPQALRDIRSLSVLAIHPQDQDGEELLGQLCRIGCKVQMIWPAVDTLPDATDVVFLAVRPETLSVSLPWMNAKNAPPVIPVVSYENPIIIEAVMQLGAYCVVPSPVRSFGLLTAIAVTLNQHRNRLQMERYIQRVEDKLAEQRQIQRAKTILMETRNLSEQEAYDLLRSQAMVKREHIETIAEAIIKADEVLRF